The uncultured Methanomethylovorans sp. genome contains a region encoding:
- a CDS encoding TetR/AcrR family transcriptional regulator yields the protein MTDMNPTNQQILHYARHFLQCRGYNGFSYKDISQKLGIKNASIHHYYPKKEDLVAALLEERRKNFATSIAQIVKSGGSAREQLQYYLDRALEEFDEGKCICPPGSVIIDFEELPEEVKKQNLLLLDYILDWTTNVLRTGLEKGEFNFSDPVEAHAEEVVETLMGARLLSSIKGRKTLVRSISSIKSGLGWKD from the coding sequence ATGACAGATATGAACCCGACCAATCAACAGATACTCCATTACGCAAGACACTTTTTGCAATGCCGGGGTTATAATGGATTCAGTTATAAGGATATTTCCCAGAAACTTGGGATAAAAAACGCTTCTATCCATCATTACTACCCCAAAAAAGAAGATCTGGTTGCTGCCTTGCTTGAAGAGAGAAGAAAGAACTTTGCCACGTCTATTGCCCAAATAGTGAAATCAGGAGGGTCTGCTCGCGAGCAGCTTCAATATTATTTAGATCGCGCATTGGAGGAGTTTGATGAAGGCAAATGTATCTGCCCTCCAGGCTCAGTGATCATTGATTTTGAAGAACTTCCAGAGGAAGTTAAAAAGCAAAATCTGCTGCTACTGGATTATATACTTGACTGGACCACAAATGTTCTCAGAACCGGCCTGGAAAAGGGGGAATTCAATTTTTCAGACCCGGTCGAAGCACATGCGGAAGAGGTAGTCGAAACATTGATGGGGGCCAGACTATTATCCAGTATCAAAGGTAGAAAAACACTTGTCAGATCAATTTCCTCGATCAAATCTGGCCTTGGATGGAAGGATTGA
- a CDS encoding flavodoxin has protein sequence MMNFKEEKCLIAYYSREGNNYVSGKIVNLPVGNTKVVADMIREITEGDVFRIDTVKSYPKDYTATTNVAKKELNENARPELTSHVENMDSYNVIFLGYPNWWGTMPMPVYTFLEEYDLSGKTIVPFCTHEGSGMGRSESDIAKHCPKATLLKGLAIHGTSVSAAKKDVAG, from the coding sequence ATGATGAATTTTAAAGAAGAAAAATGTCTGATTGCCTATTATTCTCGTGAGGGAAATAACTATGTTAGTGGGAAGATCGTGAATTTGCCAGTCGGTAACACAAAAGTAGTAGCCGACATGATCCGGGAAATAACTGAAGGCGATGTTTTCCGCATTGATACAGTAAAGTCTTATCCTAAAGATTATACTGCAACCACTAACGTGGCAAAAAAGGAACTGAATGAAAATGCCAGACCGGAGCTTACCAGCCATGTGGAAAATATGGACTCTTATAATGTGATATTTTTGGGTTATCCTAACTGGTGGGGAACGATGCCGATGCCAGTGTATACATTCCTGGAAGAATATGATCTTTCCGGAAAGACCATTGTTCCATTCTGTACACATGAAGGAAGCGGCATGGGACGCAGTGAAAGCGATATTGCGAAACATTGTCCGAAAGCAACACTTTTGAAGGGACTGGCTATCCATGGTACTAGTGTAAGTGCTGCGAAAAAAGATGTTGCGGGTTAG
- a CDS encoding SDR family oxidoreductase: MKNVIVVIGAGSIGQAIARRVSAGKHVLLADLKKENADAAAEVMIDAGYEVSTAIVDISSRESIHALVQKATTIGDITGIVLAAGVSPSQASPETILKVDLYGSAVVLEEFGNVIAKGGSGIVISSQSGHRLPALSVEQNKELATTPTEELLDLEFLQLDTITDSLHAYQLSKRGNSLRVMAEAVRWGKRGARVNAISPGIIFTPLARNELNGPRGDGYRRMIEVCAAGRGGTPDEVGAVAALLMGPEGTFITGSDFLMDGGVTAAYWYGELAQK; encoded by the coding sequence ATGAAAAATGTAATCGTAGTTATTGGTGCGGGGTCAATAGGCCAGGCGATCGCACGTCGTGTGAGCGCAGGAAAACATGTATTGTTGGCAGATCTAAAGAAGGAGAATGCTGATGCTGCAGCAGAAGTCATGATTGATGCCGGATATGAAGTGAGTACAGCAATAGTAGACATATCATCACGTGAGTCAATTCATGCATTGGTCCAGAAAGCGACTACTATTGGAGATATTACTGGTATAGTCCTTGCAGCAGGAGTCTCACCATCACAAGCATCGCCAGAAACAATCTTAAAAGTGGACCTGTATGGTTCTGCTGTAGTGCTGGAAGAATTTGGAAATGTAATTGCAAAGGGAGGAAGTGGTATTGTCATCTCTTCGCAGTCTGGACACAGGCTTCCAGCATTATCTGTCGAACAAAATAAGGAACTTGCCACTACGCCAACTGAAGAATTGCTGGATCTTGAATTCTTGCAATTAGATACTATTACTGATTCACTTCATGCTTATCAGCTATCCAAACGTGGAAATTCCCTGCGGGTGATGGCTGAAGCAGTGCGCTGGGGTAAACGAGGTGCAAGGGTTAACGCCATAAGTCCGGGTATAATCTTCACACCACTTGCCAGAAATGAGCTGAATGGTCCACGTGGGGACGGATATAGGCGTATGATCGAAGTATGTGCAGCAGGTCGCGGCGGCACTCCTGATGAAGTTGGAGCTGTTGCTGCTTTATTAATGGGACCCGAAGGTACATTTATCACGGGCAGTGATTTTCTCATGGACGGCGGAGTGACGGCTGCCTATTGGTATGGCGAACTTGCACAGAAATGA
- a CDS encoding DUF1638 domain-containing protein, with translation MPVMSIISCKIMQDEIVWLFTNDSDINKIIIVENENISEFTEKLNEQRVPYESIPFQNLQPVLGNVEKDEFTVVVNIRELGLHAVPKKLKSEVYQCIEEMIPFSDGILLFYGLCGNVLGKVEEDFCLEKDGCIVRILRDDIRIVDDCIGATVGGGVNYLKLLKTHSKEPAFFFTPMYASSWKELLGFAKYHSDPEKAFKMAKMVNDLAGYSRVAKVNTGLKYVKDIDAKIEEYANLFGYSTFEVSGNQEIFEKCYGSIKDEIKNKTM, from the coding sequence ATGCCCGTTATGAGTATAATTTCATGTAAGATAATGCAAGATGAAATTGTCTGGCTTTTTACCAATGATTCTGATATTAATAAAATCATAATCGTAGAAAACGAAAACATTTCTGAATTTACAGAAAAACTTAATGAACAGCGCGTCCCTTATGAGAGTATACCTTTTCAAAATTTACAACCTGTTCTTGGAAATGTTGAGAAGGACGAATTCACTGTTGTAGTTAATATAAGGGAACTTGGACTTCATGCAGTACCAAAGAAGCTGAAATCCGAGGTCTACCAATGTATTGAAGAAATGATACCATTCTCCGATGGGATACTTCTTTTTTACGGCCTTTGTGGTAATGTCCTTGGCAAGGTGGAGGAGGATTTCTGCCTGGAAAAAGATGGTTGCATAGTAAGAATATTGAGAGATGACATAAGAATTGTAGATGACTGCATAGGAGCTACTGTTGGCGGTGGAGTTAATTATCTTAAGTTGCTTAAAACCCACAGTAAAGAACCTGCTTTTTTCTTCACTCCTATGTATGCCAGTTCATGGAAAGAACTTCTAGGCTTTGCTAAATATCATTCTGACCCTGAAAAAGCGTTCAAAATGGCAAAAATGGTCAATGACTTGGCGGGATATTCAAGGGTTGCAAAAGTCAATACGGGCCTGAAATATGTGAAAGATATCGACGCAAAGATCGAAGAGTATGCCAATTTGTTTGGGTACAGTACCTTCGAAGTCAGTGGTAATCAGGAAATTTTCGAGAAATGTTATGGCTCGATAAAGGATGAAATAAAGAACAAAACTATGTAA
- a CDS encoding flavodoxin family protein, whose protein sequence is MSKNVLILSGSPRKGGNSDLLCEQFLLGAEEAGNQVEKIFLRDKAIGYCIGCGTCFITKKSCSIKDDMDDILDKMIAADVIVMGTPVYFYTMNGQLKTLIDRTCARYTEINDKDFYFIVAAADDSEPAMERTLEGFRGFTSCLERPNEKGVIYGTGAWNIGDIKGSKAMDQAYEMGMAV, encoded by the coding sequence ATGAGTAAAAATGTATTGATACTATCCGGCAGCCCGAGGAAAGGCGGAAACTCCGATCTGTTGTGCGAACAATTCCTGCTTGGAGCAGAAGAAGCAGGCAATCAAGTGGAGAAAATCTTTTTGAGAGATAAGGCCATTGGTTACTGTATAGGATGTGGAACCTGTTTTATCACTAAAAAGAGCTGTTCCATAAAGGACGACATGGATGATATCCTAGACAAAATGATTGCAGCAGATGTGATTGTAATGGGCACACCGGTGTACTTCTACACAATGAATGGTCAACTGAAGACCCTGATAGACCGTACTTGTGCCCGATACACAGAGATCAACGACAAGGATTTTTATTTCATTGTAGCAGCCGCTGACGATAGTGAACCGGCCATGGAGAGAACGCTGGAGGGATTCAGAGGATTTACTTCCTGCCTTGAAAGACCCAATGAAAAAGGCGTGATCTATGGAACTGGTGCCTGGAATATAGGAGACATCAAAGGAAGCAAAGCAATGGATCAGGCTTATGAAATGGGAATGGCGGTTTGA
- a CDS encoding cupin domain-containing protein, with product MSLLNDLSKSVIFPKGEELPEQFSKYFSGKAWLSMLVPRDNEFNCPIGNVTFEPGCRNNWHKHVGGQILLVTGGRGYYQQEGKPAQELKPGDVVMIAPHVKHWHGAAHDSWFVHLSVETNVNAGPVEWLEPVADEEYNNL from the coding sequence ATGAGTTTATTAAATGATTTAAGTAAAAGCGTGATCTTTCCGAAAGGTGAGGAACTTCCGGAACAGTTCAGTAAGTATTTTTCAGGTAAAGCATGGCTTAGCATGCTGGTGCCAAGAGATAATGAATTTAATTGTCCCATCGGCAATGTGACATTTGAACCAGGCTGCAGAAATAACTGGCATAAGCATGTGGGTGGACAGATCTTGTTAGTAACAGGTGGACGTGGTTACTATCAGCAAGAAGGAAAGCCTGCACAGGAACTTAAGCCCGGTGATGTAGTTATGATTGCTCCACATGTAAAGCACTGGCATGGAGCAGCACATGACAGTTGGTTCGTGCACCTTTCCGTTGAGACAAATGTTAACGCAGGCCCGGTTGAATGGCTTGAACCGGTAGCTGATGAGGAATACAACAATTTATGA
- a CDS encoding MBL fold metallo-hydrolase, with the protein MKKLKKMVLYIFCFLLLLVVGITVFMNVDPAFGGNPTTEQKETYQKLSNYVDGKFINEIPTQVGINFSNASSTNEDSASETKNRNPTSPIPVSAVDWNQIKSENDSLTWFGHSAFLLSIDNKKLLIDPMLSPIVSPVSFVGIKRYEYSADIMLHLIDKMPPIDAVFITHDHYDHLDYQSIVKLNSKVSHFFVPLGCSAHLIRWGIPEEKITELNWWEETDYQGLTVALTPARHFSGREPFNINTTLWGGWVILGNNTRIYTSGDGGYGPHFKDIGDEYGPFDVTLIEGAQYDRNWPDIHMVPEQSVQANLDVNGETMMLMHWGAFTLANHAWNEPIKRALKEANEREVNIIAPKIGETILLDSDLQKSPTPWWDI; encoded by the coding sequence ATGAAAAAACTTAAAAAGATGGTGCTATATATATTCTGTTTTTTGCTTTTATTAGTTGTCGGTATTACAGTGTTTATGAATGTAGACCCAGCTTTCGGTGGGAATCCAACGACAGAACAAAAAGAAACTTATCAAAAATTAAGTAATTATGTTGATGGAAAATTTATTAATGAGATTCCTACACAGGTGGGCATAAACTTCTCAAATGCCTCTTCAACAAACGAAGATTCTGCTTCAGAGACTAAAAACCGCAATCCTACCAGTCCGATTCCTGTTTCTGCTGTTGACTGGAACCAAATAAAAAGTGAAAATGATAGTTTGACCTGGTTCGGTCACTCTGCTTTTCTGCTTAGCATTGATAATAAAAAGCTATTGATAGACCCTATGCTGAGTCCCATTGTCTCGCCGGTTTCATTTGTGGGGATTAAAAGATATGAATATAGTGCAGATATCATGCTGCATCTTATTGATAAAATGCCACCTATTGATGCAGTTTTTATTACACATGACCATTATGACCACTTAGATTACCAATCAATTGTAAAACTAAACAGTAAAGTATCGCATTTTTTTGTTCCCCTTGGATGTAGTGCTCATCTGATCCGATGGGGTATTCCAGAAGAAAAAATTACGGAACTCAACTGGTGGGAAGAAACGGACTATCAAGGCTTAACCGTTGCCTTGACACCAGCCAGACATTTCTCTGGAAGAGAGCCATTTAATATCAATACTACACTATGGGGTGGATGGGTCATTCTGGGAAATAACACTCGAATATATACCAGTGGAGACGGCGGATATGGGCCCCATTTTAAGGATATCGGAGACGAATACGGACCTTTTGATGTCACCTTGATCGAAGGTGCCCAATATGACCGTAACTGGCCTGATATTCATATGGTACCGGAACAATCTGTCCAGGCTAATCTGGATGTAAATGGTGAGACTATGATGTTGATGCATTGGGGAGCATTTACATTGGCTAATCATGCCTGGAATGAGCCTATAAAAAGAGCACTGAAAGAGGCAAATGAAAGGGAAGTGAATATAATAGCCCCGAAAATCGGTGAGACAATCTTGTTAGATTCAGACCTGCAAAAGTCTCCAACTCCATGGTGGGATATTTGA
- a CDS encoding aldo/keto reductase codes for MLYRKMPKNGDELSILGFGCMRLTSKEDGSIDEERATKQVRYAIDHGVNYIDTAWPYHMGASEPFLGRALADGYREKVKIATKLPSWLIESREDMDKFLNAQLEKLNTDHIDYYLVHALVGDLWDNIEKLGVADFLDKANADGRIVNAGFSFHGAGEDFNRRVDAYKWDFCQIQYNFLDETNQAGTAGMEYAASKGLGVIIMEPLRGGNLTKTVPQAVKEIWDEAPTKRFPVEWALRWVWNHPEVTVVLSGMNEEIHIEENLRIADEAYPNSLTGEEMQLVKRVESKYRELMKVGCTACQYCMPCPAGVNIPLCFEHYNNLSLVDNPEEERFMYAARLGGAVALGEPEFASLCIQCGQCIEKCPQHIEIPTVLESVVKEMEGPDLEQRVSMAREMFKQV; via the coding sequence ATGCTGTATAGAAAAATGCCAAAGAATGGTGATGAGCTTTCGATACTCGGATTCGGATGCATGCGCCTCACCTCAAAAGAAGACGGTAGTATCGATGAAGAAAGAGCCACCAAGCAGGTTCGCTATGCAATCGATCACGGAGTGAACTACATTGACACTGCATGGCCATACCACATGGGGGCAAGCGAGCCATTTCTGGGCCGTGCACTTGCTGATGGATACCGCGAAAAAGTTAAAATTGCAACAAAACTTCCTTCGTGGCTTATAGAGAGCCGGGAAGATATGGACAAATTCCTGAATGCACAGCTGGAGAAACTGAACACCGATCATATTGACTATTACCTCGTACACGCTCTTGTTGGTGACCTGTGGGACAATATCGAAAAGCTCGGTGTGGCTGATTTCCTTGATAAGGCCAATGCTGACGGTCGTATTGTCAATGCAGGTTTCTCTTTCCACGGTGCGGGAGAGGATTTCAACCGCAGAGTGGATGCTTATAAGTGGGATTTCTGCCAGATCCAGTACAACTTCCTGGATGAAACGAACCAGGCAGGTACCGCAGGTATGGAATATGCAGCCTCCAAAGGTCTTGGCGTCATAATCATGGAACCTTTGCGTGGAGGGAACTTGACAAAGACCGTGCCTCAAGCTGTGAAAGAGATATGGGACGAAGCTCCTACAAAGAGGTTCCCTGTAGAATGGGCTCTCCGCTGGGTATGGAACCACCCGGAGGTCACGGTCGTCCTTTCAGGCATGAATGAGGAAATACATATTGAAGAAAATCTCAGAATAGCAGATGAAGCATACCCAAATTCTCTTACAGGGGAGGAAATGCAGCTGGTAAAAAGGGTGGAGAGCAAGTATCGTGAACTGATGAAAGTGGGTTGTACCGCTTGCCAGTACTGCATGCCCTGCCCGGCAGGCGTGAATATTCCTCTCTGTTTCGAGCATTATAACAACCTGTCCCTGGTGGACAATCCTGAAGAGGAACGGTTCATGTATGCTGCACGGCTGGGTGGCGCTGTCGCTCTCGGGGAACCAGAGTTTGCTTCTCTGTGCATACAATGTGGACAGTGCATTGAAAAATGTCCTCAGCACATTGAAATACCTACGGTTCTTGAATCCGTTGTGAAAGAAATGGAAGGACCCGACTTGGAGCAGAGAGTTTCCATGGCAAGAGAGATGTTCAAGCAGGTATAA
- a CDS encoding iron-containing alcohol dehydrogenase, with amino-acid sequence MSYNMYVPTRTLFGAGQLNNLHTQKMPGKKAMIVISNGKSTRANGYLARAEEQLKLADVETVVFDRVESNPLRSTVMVGGAFAKENNCDFIVSLGGGSCMDAAKAIAVMATNEGDYWDYIPSGSGKGMPVKNSPLPIVAITTTAGTGSETDPGTVITNEEKCEKTGFMHEELFPVLAIVDPELMLTVPPKFTAYQGFDALFHSVEGYVSNGANLMSDMYAITAIENIAKNLAKTVKNGNDLDAREKVAFGNTLSGTVMCVGLCTSQHSLEHAMSAYHQELPHGAGLIMISKAYFTHLIEKHVCDDRFVQIAKAMGMEDAKDPMDFITMLVKLQEDCGVADLKMSDYGITPDEFETMAKNAKDTMGFLFTCDRTEFSIDDCVAIYEASYK; translated from the coding sequence ATGAGTTACAATATGTATGTACCTACAAGGACTTTATTTGGAGCAGGTCAATTAAACAATCTGCATACCCAGAAAATGCCTGGCAAAAAAGCTATGATCGTTATCTCTAACGGAAAGTCCACAAGAGCAAACGGCTATCTTGCAAGAGCTGAAGAGCAGCTGAAATTAGCAGACGTAGAAACCGTAGTATTTGACAGAGTTGAATCTAACCCCCTGAGATCAACAGTTATGGTAGGCGGTGCTTTTGCAAAAGAGAATAACTGTGATTTTATTGTCTCTCTGGGAGGCGGAAGCTGCATGGATGCAGCAAAGGCAATTGCCGTTATGGCTACCAATGAAGGTGATTATTGGGATTACATTCCTTCAGGTAGCGGAAAAGGAATGCCGGTAAAGAACAGCCCTCTTCCGATCGTAGCCATTACAACGACAGCCGGAACCGGCTCAGAGACAGATCCGGGTACAGTGATCACCAATGAAGAAAAGTGTGAGAAGACTGGATTTATGCACGAGGAACTATTCCCGGTTCTGGCTATTGTCGATCCCGAGCTTATGCTGACCGTGCCACCGAAGTTTACTGCGTATCAGGGATTTGATGCATTATTCCATAGTGTGGAGGGATATGTTTCCAACGGTGCCAATCTTATGAGCGACATGTATGCGATCACAGCGATAGAAAATATCGCAAAGAATCTTGCAAAAACAGTGAAGAACGGGAACGATCTGGATGCACGTGAAAAGGTTGCTTTCGGGAATACTCTTTCCGGTACAGTGATGTGTGTAGGTCTTTGTACAAGTCAGCACTCTCTTGAGCACGCAATGTCAGCCTATCATCAGGAACTTCCACACGGTGCAGGTCTTATCATGATCAGCAAGGCATATTTTACACATCTGATCGAGAAACATGTATGTGACGACAGATTTGTACAAATTGCAAAGGCAATGGGAATGGAGGATGCGAAAGATCCGATGGATTTCATCACAATGCTGGTGAAATTGCAGGAAGATTGTGGAGTTGCAGACCTCAAAATGTCCGATTATGGAATCACACCGGACGAATTTGAAACAATGGCTAAGAATGCAAAGGATACCATGGGATTTTTGTTCACCTGTGACAGAACCGAGTTTAGTATTGACGACTGTGTTGCCATCTATGAGGCTTCCTACAAATAA
- a CDS encoding DUF3786 domain-containing protein: protein MGEPAFLYVPISHLTGAVITLSTNTKWMTDPLGKTFSEDYATFSETMCRLGGGFNGKLKSGGYSWLLKALPKILLQIVYYDGDDEFPCEVHILFDKNASKFLEFECLAFLEGCLVRAMIMTAKTGDTAGWV from the coding sequence ATGGGTGAACCTGCATTTTTATATGTGCCAATTTCTCATCTTACCGGCGCAGTAATAACATTAAGCACAAATACAAAATGGATGACCGATCCGCTTGGTAAAACATTCAGTGAAGATTATGCAACATTTAGTGAAACTATGTGCAGATTAGGTGGGGGGTTTAACGGCAAGCTGAAATCGGGTGGCTATTCATGGCTTCTGAAAGCCTTACCTAAAATCCTCCTTCAAATCGTGTATTATGATGGAGACGATGAATTTCCTTGTGAAGTTCATATTCTGTTTGATAAAAATGCCTCAAAGTTTCTGGAGTTTGAATGTCTGGCTTTTTTAGAAGGATGTCTCGTAAGAGCGATGATAATGACAGCCAAAACAGGAGATACCGCCGGATGGGTCTAA
- a CDS encoding flavodoxin family protein, with translation MKVLLVNGSPHEKGCTYTALTEVAKTLNEEGIDTDIYWIGTKPLTGCTACKSCARTGKCAFNDIVNDFLDIVKDVNGFIFGSPVHYAAASGAITSFMDCAFYTDLQGGRRSFNLKPAAAVISARRAGTTATFDQLNKYFTLTEMPIISSRYWNMVHGAKPEDVQKDLEGLQTMRVLARNMAWFLKCKEAGMKAGVQFPVKEDIIFTNFIRD, from the coding sequence ATGAAAGTATTATTAGTAAACGGAAGTCCGCATGAGAAAGGCTGCACCTATACTGCCCTTACAGAAGTAGCAAAGACTTTGAATGAAGAAGGAATCGATACAGACATTTATTGGATCGGAACAAAACCACTGACTGGGTGCACTGCCTGCAAGAGCTGTGCCAGAACAGGAAAGTGTGCATTCAATGACATCGTCAACGATTTTCTTGACATTGTCAAGGATGTCAATGGATTTATTTTCGGTTCCCCGGTGCATTATGCAGCTGCCAGTGGTGCGATCACTTCCTTTATGGATTGCGCTTTTTACACAGACTTGCAGGGAGGTAGAAGGTCCTTTAATCTAAAACCAGCGGCAGCAGTTATCTCAGCAAGGAGAGCAGGAACAACAGCCACATTTGATCAGCTCAATAAGTATTTCACCCTTACGGAGATGCCAATTATTTCTTCCCGGTATTGGAATATGGTTCATGGAGCAAAGCCTGAAGATGTGCAAAAGGATTTGGAAGGATTGCAGACCATGCGCGTGCTTGCACGGAATATGGCATGGTTCCTAAAGTGCAAGGAGGCTGGCATGAAGGCTGGCGTACAGTTCCCGGTGAAGGAAGATATTATTTTTACGAATTTTATTCGGGATTAA
- a CDS encoding class I SAM-dependent methyltransferase produces MKFFRGYVLDMGCGAGEHIENYKNQSLGIDAHENNIQHCQKKGLNAIKADANSYNKPETFDTVLLSHVLEHLNSPYNAIENAYISTKIGGSILIVVPTYKGFMTGFNI; encoded by the coding sequence GTGAAATTTTTCAGAGGTTACGTTTTGGATATGGGTTGTGGAGCCGGTGAGCATATTGAGAATTATAAAAACCAATCCCTAGGAATTGATGCACATGAAAATAACATTCAACATTGCCAAAAAAAGGGCCTCAATGCAATAAAAGCAGACGCCAATTCTTATAACAAACCTGAAACTTTTGATACAGTCTTACTAAGCCATGTTCTTGAACATCTAAATTCCCCATATAATGCTATTGAAAATGCATATATCTCTACAAAAATAGGGGGTAGCATTTTGATAGTTGTCCCTACATATAAAGGATTTATGACTGGTTTTAATATTTAA